One genomic window of Clostridioides sp. ES-S-0054-01 includes the following:
- a CDS encoding enoyl-CoA hydratase/isomerase family protein: MESVVESLRNLNVEVKDKVCIITINRPKALNALNNDTLRELSQVIDVVSEQEEILGVIITGEGKVFVAGADIRQMQNYKSEEGRKYAGYAQGIFDKIEALEKIVIAAVNGYALGGGCELAMSCDIRIASEKAIFGQPEVNLGVIPCFGGTQRLSRLVGTGIAKELIFTGRQVNAEEAKSIGLINKVVPSDVLLEEAMKMMNEIVEKAPIAIRYAKVVINKGIDMDLKNALELEKDIAGLTFATRDKQEGMNAFIEKRKPVFENK; the protein is encoded by the coding sequence ATGGAATCTGTAGTGGAAAGTTTGAGAAATCTTAATGTGGAAGTTAAGGACAAAGTCTGTATTATTACTATAAATAGACCTAAAGCCTTAAATGCTCTTAATAATGACACCCTTAGAGAATTATCTCAAGTTATTGATGTAGTATCAGAACAGGAGGAAATATTAGGAGTTATTATTACTGGGGAAGGTAAAGTTTTTGTAGCTGGAGCTGACATACGCCAGATGCAAAACTATAAAAGTGAAGAAGGAAGAAAATATGCTGGTTATGCCCAAGGGATTTTTGATAAAATTGAGGCTCTTGAGAAAATAGTAATAGCAGCAGTTAATGGATATGCATTAGGTGGTGGATGTGAACTTGCTATGAGTTGTGACATTAGAATTGCATCAGAGAAGGCTATATTTGGACAACCTGAAGTTAATTTGGGGGTAATTCCATGTTTTGGTGGAACTCAAAGATTATCAAGGCTTGTTGGAACTGGGATAGCCAAAGAATTAATTTTTACAGGAAGACAAGTAAACGCAGAAGAAGCTAAATCTATTGGTCTTATTAATAAAGTTGTTCCAAGTGATGTGCTTTTAGAAGAGGCAATGAAGATGATGAACGAAATAGTTGAAAAAGCACCAATAGCAATAAGATATGCAAAAGTTGTTATCAATAAGGGAATAGATATGGATTTAAAAAATGCTCTTGAACTAGAGAAAGATATTGCAGGTTTAACTTTTGCTACAAGAGATAAGCAAGAAGGAATGAATGCATTTATTGAAAAGAGAAAACCGGTTTTTGAAAATAAGTAG